The genomic stretch TGTACCGCGCGGCGTGGTGGGGGGCCCACCGCTGGATGTAGTAGAAGAGCCCGCAGGCGATCTCGGTCAACCAGCCGTAGTTGTTGACGAATCGGTCGAACTGGTCGCCGTGGAGCACAAGGAGGGCGAAGCGGTCGTTCCGGAAGATGTACTCGTCGAGAACCTCCACGCCGACCACGTGGCCGACGACCTCGGCCGGCCCGTCATGGTTGCCTCGGACCCAGACCAGGCGAAGATCGTCGCGGTCGGAGTTCCGCCGCAGGATCTTCAAGCAGGCGAAGTGCCGCTTGGAGAGCCGTTTGAAATTCAGGTCGTCGAAGATGTCGCCGTTGATGACCAACTCGCGAGTGTTCTCAACGGCCCATTTCAGGAAGTCCTCAAGGAGCGAGGCCTGACAGACTTCGCTCCCCAGGTGCAGATC from Paludisphaera rhizosphaerae encodes the following:
- a CDS encoding UDP-2,3-diacylglucosamine diphosphatase produces the protein MRYDCLIISDLHLGSEVCQASLLEDFLKWAVENTRELVINGDIFDDLNFKRLSKRHFACLKILRRNSDRDDLRLVWVRGNHDGPAEVVGHVVGVEVLDEYIFRNDRFALLVLHGDQFDRFVNNYGWLTEIACGLFYYIQRWAPHHAARYIRRVSKQWQRSSVSIRDGAVAYARSKGFRHVTCGHTHLPIAEDVGGVQYVNSGTWTEHPPCPFISVRDGEARLEYWPFATEEAEAPTHDRGDAAATTSAVAPSASLMPSAS